The Mustelus asterias unplaced genomic scaffold, sMusAst1.hap1.1 HAP1_SCAFFOLD_84, whole genome shotgun sequence genome includes a region encoding these proteins:
- the LOC144483868 gene encoding uncharacterized protein LOC144483868 produces the protein MEKPWKCGDCGKRYKYPSELEAHWRSHTGERPFTCSQCGKGFSQPSHLQTHQRIHTGEGPFTCCQCGKGFTQLSSLQRHQRVHTGERPFTCSQCEKGFTRLSNLQRHQRVHTGERPFTCPQCGKGFTDLSTLQTHQRVHTGERPFTCCQCGKGFTRLSTLRIHQRVHTGERPFTCSQCGKGFIDLSTLRRHQRVHSGERPFTCCQCGEGFTRLSTLRIHQRVHTGERPFTCSQCGKGFIDLSALRRHQRVHTGERPFNCSQCGKGFSQLSDLQRHQRIHTGERPFTCSQCGKGFSQLSSLRRHQRIHTGERSFTCS, from the coding sequence atggagaaaccatggaaatgtggggactgtgggaagagatacaaatacccatctgagctggaagctcattgGCGCAGCCACacgggggagagaccatttacttgctctcagtgtgggaagggattcagtcaaccatcccacctgcagacacaccagcgaattcacactggggaggggcccttcacctgctgtcagtgtgggaagggattcactcagttatccagcctgcagagacaccagcgagttcatactggggagagaccattcacctgctctcagtgtgagaagggattcactcggttatccaacctgcagagacaccagcgagttcacactggggagaggccattcacctgccctcagtgtgggaagggattcactgatttatccaccctgcagacacaccagcgagttcacactggggagaggccgttcacctgctgtcagtgtgggaagggattcactcggttatccaccctgcggatacaccagcgagttcatactggagagagaccgttcacctgctctcagtgtgggaaaggattcattgatttatccaccctgcggagacaccagcgagttcactctggggagaggccgttcacctgctgtcagtgtggggagggattcactcggttatccaccctgcggatacaccagcgagttcacactggggagagaccgttcacctgctctcagtgtgggaaaggattcattgatTTATccgccctgcggagacaccagcgagttcacactggggagaggccattcaactgctctcagtgtgggaaggggttcagtcaattatctgacctgcagcgacaccagcgcattcacactggggagaggccattcacctgctctcagtgtgggaaggggttcagtcagttatccagcctgcggagacaccagcgcattcacacaggggagaggtcattcacctgctcttag